The Dyadobacter subterraneus genome window below encodes:
- a CDS encoding dihydroorotase encodes MKTLILNARIVNENTIQESDVYIVDGHIQRIAKDLQNLPADRVIDAKGTYLLPGVIDDQVHFREPGLTYKADIHSEARAGVAGGVTSFMEMPNTVPNALTQHLLQDKYDIAEKSSLANYSFFMGGSNTNYDEVMRTDPTQVCGIKIFMGSSTGNMLVDAPDVLEKLFANVPMLIATHCEDEATVRQRMEFFKEKYGDNVPYDIHALVRNEEACLISSTFASGLAHKHKTRLHILHISTGNEVSLFEVGERKNGKILLADGSPKLVTSEACVHHLWFDAEDYHTLGNKIKCNPAIKAPHHKEAILQAVLDNRIDVIATDHAPHTIEEKALPYWQAPSGLPLIQHTLNVMLEFVKKGKIPLERVAEKMSHAVADCFQIADRGYIREGYWADLVLVDLDGKTMVEKSNLYSKCAWSPFEGTNFQSQITHTFVSGHLAYENGNFDETVKGKRLLFSR; translated from the coding sequence ATGAAAACTCTTATTCTGAATGCCCGGATTGTGAATGAAAATACAATCCAGGAATCTGACGTATATATTGTTGATGGTCACATCCAACGCATTGCAAAAGATTTGCAAAATCTTCCTGCTGACCGCGTTATCGACGCCAAAGGGACTTATTTGCTTCCTGGTGTTATTGATGATCAGGTGCATTTCAGAGAACCGGGCTTAACCTATAAAGCTGATATTCATTCCGAAGCGCGTGCCGGAGTTGCGGGTGGCGTAACGTCATTTATGGAAATGCCAAACACAGTTCCAAATGCGCTTACTCAGCATTTGTTGCAGGATAAGTATGACATTGCAGAAAAAAGTTCTCTGGCTAATTATTCCTTTTTTATGGGTGGTTCCAATACCAACTATGACGAGGTAATGCGTACGGATCCCACGCAGGTTTGCGGAATCAAGATTTTTATGGGCTCTTCTACCGGAAATATGCTCGTAGACGCGCCGGATGTTCTGGAAAAGCTATTTGCTAATGTGCCCATGTTAATCGCGACACATTGTGAAGATGAAGCAACGGTTCGCCAGCGTATGGAGTTCTTCAAAGAAAAATATGGAGATAATGTTCCTTACGACATTCATGCACTGGTCAGAAATGAAGAAGCGTGTCTGATTTCATCCACTTTTGCGAGCGGATTGGCGCATAAACATAAAACAAGATTACATATTCTTCATATTTCAACGGGTAATGAAGTTTCGCTTTTTGAAGTAGGAGAGCGTAAAAATGGCAAAATACTTTTGGCTGACGGATCTCCAAAACTGGTTACCTCGGAAGCCTGTGTGCATCATTTATGGTTTGATGCGGAAGATTATCATACGCTTGGAAATAAAATAAAATGCAATCCGGCTATTAAGGCGCCACATCACAAAGAAGCGATTTTACAGGCCGTTTTGGATAACAGGATTGATGTCATTGCGACTGATCATGCACCGCATACCATTGAAGAAAAAGCACTTCCTTACTGGCAGGCACCTTCGGGTTTGCCCCTGATTCAGCATACATTAAATGTGATGCTGGAATTCGTAAAAAAGGGAAAAATTCCGTTGGAAAGAGTCGCTGAAAAAATGAGCCATGCCGTAGCCGACTGTTTTCAAATTGCGGACAGAGGATATATTCGTGAAGGTTACTGGGCTGATCTGGTTCTTGTGGATCTTGACGGAAAGACTATGGTAGAAAAGTCAAATCTTTATTCAAAATGCGCCTGGTCGCCATTTGAAGGGACCAATTTTCAGTCTCAAATAACGCACACATTCGTGTCTGGTCATTTGGCTTATGAAAACGGAAATTTTGACGAAACCGTAAAAGGAAAGAGATTATTATTTTCCCGCTAG
- a CDS encoding SUMF1/EgtB/PvdO family nonheme iron enzyme → MHKMGIRSIALILIVLLAATSCSKKKRPTSLKPGKTSSKTGLAYNGKDGYQVKQYKALPAGPDLVYIEGGRFTMGSLEEDVMNRRDNPKRTVSIQSFYMDQTEVANVHYLEYLNAVQKDSSEEFYSKALPDTAVWYNELSFNDSYVTMYLRHPGFRLYPVVGVSWVQANDYCAWRTAAVSKSNTAIGNKAGQKKKGFAIGKKKKAANAAEAEAVASAEPTQLRIESGYVMPPYRLPTEAEFEYAAIAMIGTQYADENQSNQRIYPWDGSTMRQPRGRKQGTMLANFKRGPGDYAGIAGKSNDGAIITQEIRSYPPNDNGLYDMAGNVSEWVYDVYRPLSNNDMNDLNAFRRDGYQDDAKNYDNKNSNSLINDNLRVYKGGSWSDVAYWLSPGTRRYMDQDSATASVGFRCAMIATGSRK, encoded by the coding sequence ATGCATAAGATGGGTATCCGGTCGATCGCGTTGATACTGATTGTGTTATTAGCGGCTACTTCCTGTAGTAAGAAAAAAAGACCAACGAGTTTGAAACCTGGGAAAACCAGTTCAAAAACAGGCTTGGCGTATAATGGCAAGGATGGCTATCAGGTTAAACAATACAAAGCATTACCTGCTGGTCCTGACTTGGTTTATATCGAAGGAGGACGTTTTACCATGGGATCTTTGGAAGAAGATGTCATGAACAGACGTGATAACCCAAAACGTACGGTAAGTATCCAATCGTTCTACATGGACCAGACTGAAGTTGCCAACGTTCACTATCTTGAATATTTAAATGCTGTGCAAAAAGATTCTTCGGAAGAATTTTACAGCAAAGCCTTACCCGACACAGCTGTTTGGTATAATGAATTGTCGTTCAATGATTCATATGTAACCATGTATCTTCGTCACCCTGGTTTCCGTTTGTACCCTGTTGTAGGTGTATCGTGGGTACAGGCTAATGACTATTGCGCATGGAGAACTGCTGCTGTAAGTAAAAGCAATACTGCAATTGGTAACAAAGCAGGTCAGAAGAAAAAAGGATTTGCTATTGGCAAGAAGAAAAAAGCTGCCAACGCTGCGGAAGCAGAAGCGGTTGCATCTGCGGAACCTACCCAACTTAGAATTGAGAGCGGTTACGTAATGCCTCCTTACCGTCTTCCAACCGAAGCAGAATTTGAATATGCTGCCATTGCGATGATCGGTACGCAGTATGCTGACGAAAATCAATCTAACCAGCGTATTTACCCTTGGGATGGTTCTACGATGCGTCAGCCTCGAGGCCGTAAACAAGGAACTATGCTTGCCAACTTCAAACGCGGACCTGGGGATTATGCAGGTATCGCAGGAAAATCAAATGACGGTGCGATCATTACTCAGGAAATTCGTTCATATCCTCCTAATGACAACGGTCTTTATGATATGGCTGGAAACGTTAGCGAGTGGGTTTATGACGTTTATCGTCCGCTTTCCAACAATGACATGAATGATTTGAATGCATTCCGTCGCGATGGATATCAGGATGATGCGAAAAACTACGATAACAAAAACAGTAACTCTTTGATCAACGATAACCTTCGTGTTTACAAAGGCGGTTCATGGTCTGACGTAGCTTATTGGTTATCACCAGGAACACGTCGTTACATGGATCAGGATTCTGCTACTGCATCAGTGGGCTTCCGTTGCGCCATGATCGCTACTGGTAGCCGTAAATAA
- a CDS encoding PorP/SprF family type IX secretion system membrane protein has protein sequence MIKRILPIIFMTLLSLEGWSQDPQFSQFYANPLYLNPALAGGALAPRLTANYRNQWPALSANFVTASFGADVFLPNYNSGVGIQVTTDSQGLGNLKATDIALQYAYQIALNDVTSVRLGIQGGFSSRSLDYYGLTFGDQYNNGGLTGTPSSDPFAQGGPHVNYADFSTGMMIYSDWYWAGLSAHHINRPNQAFSGTEARLPVKASLQAGLRIPFAGYTYLGDEIDKEKTISPAILYKKQGKYDQLDVGMYVTIEPLVLGMWYRGIPFKKYEPTINNHESLVFLAGFRQDKFSIGYSYDLTISTLGAGSGGAHEISLSYIFEPLTPKPKRSRSNKHQLSCPKF, from the coding sequence ATGATAAAGCGTATACTCCCTATTATTTTTATGACACTGCTCAGCCTCGAAGGTTGGAGTCAGGACCCGCAATTTTCTCAATTTTATGCTAATCCATTATACCTCAACCCGGCTTTGGCAGGTGGTGCATTAGCGCCAAGATTAACCGCCAACTACCGAAACCAATGGCCGGCACTTTCTGCCAATTTTGTGACTGCATCTTTTGGCGCTGATGTATTTCTTCCGAATTATAACAGTGGAGTTGGAATTCAGGTAACAACCGACAGCCAGGGTTTGGGAAATCTTAAAGCAACAGATATAGCTTTACAATATGCATACCAGATTGCATTGAACGACGTCACTTCGGTACGTCTTGGTATTCAGGGTGGTTTTTCCTCCCGGTCGCTGGACTATTACGGATTGACTTTTGGCGATCAGTATAATAATGGCGGACTTACAGGCACGCCATCTTCTGATCCTTTTGCACAGGGTGGTCCTCACGTAAATTATGCAGATTTCTCAACCGGTATGATGATTTATTCCGACTGGTACTGGGCAGGTTTATCAGCTCACCATATCAACCGTCCAAATCAGGCATTCAGCGGTACCGAAGCAAGACTTCCTGTAAAAGCAAGTTTGCAGGCAGGTTTAAGGATTCCGTTTGCAGGATATACGTATTTGGGAGATGAAATTGATAAGGAGAAAACGATATCGCCGGCTATCCTTTACAAGAAACAAGGAAAGTACGACCAGCTGGATGTGGGTATGTATGTGACCATCGAACCGCTGGTATTGGGTATGTGGTATCGAGGCATTCCTTTCAAGAAATATGAGCCAACGATTAATAATCATGAATCATTGGTATTTCTGGCCGGTTTTCGTCAGGATAAATTCTCGATTGGTTACAGTTACGATTTGACAATTTCAACTTTGGGAGCCGGTAGTGGCGGTGCTCATGAGATTTCTCTATCCTATATTTTTGAACCGCTCACCCCTAAACCAAAAAGATCGAGAAGTAACAAACACCAACTTTCCTGCCCGAAATTCTAG
- a CDS encoding PKD domain-containing protein, protein MRRFYNTHRKIFYSFFFLFFLATGFAKGETFTVTEKCVPSPACAEDGTVFNEDNNSKATAWAWDFGDRGKDDVRNPLHAYKTAGSFTVTLTRTFADGSKTTETQLITIGDVPPPFQKWKADTTICPGQSIDLNPYPTNAPAGAKYIWYPKGDTTQILKVDSSGCYSVQVIMPNGCKLQDKVNVKICMEPTNSEGAKWYFGANAGLDFNNSPPSPLTDGQVNTAEGVSSIANSKGELLFYSDGITIYNKDHKKMDCFAITNCEPLLGSHTSTESVLIVPQPTCRGCEYLYNVFTTTDIQGTKYLTVSVVDMRRNNGKGAIIEQNTTLQQPTTERLAAVENKKDTTYWVVSHDYGTNKFRIFHATTGGLTETSAPELGMAHDSLNEAEGYMKFSAADSTTGERRLAVVIPGPPTNYVELFKFNDTTGVLTYDKLINLGPAPPTAYGIEFSSSGEKMYVTFQGDGKTKSYLKQYDLTFSDSTLVESALVIDSSATQKYGALQMASDGKIYMAVDGSDYLGVIGKPERNSVSTIEYKLEGVNLGGKKSGLGLPNMVQDFSQESSGPGFTADGFCTNEPTTFEAGPICDPKKDTYSWIFGDGSASPPSKEQKVTHTYTQPGSYLVTLSQTNECTTMVTKDTVVIYETPPAMNLRANIDTCGQYIQLDMGITAQIYEWYNKGRIVGRSKTLKVTATGRYIAVAYNGPQRDCFTADTTEVTLRKPPAFDLGADTTMCRDSSILITAPGLTWREFLWNTGETTRSITVRQPGTYFVQVKNGNDCYNADTIQVGELPSPILGLAPEYYICIPDGGSTVLDAKGVGVIHYEWPATGDTTQTITVTQKGVYTVLGTNKEGCVAQKSTTVFDQCEPRFFIPDAFTPDGNGKNETLEVFGAYYTNYSIRIYNRWGEVIYATNSIESRWDGTYKGMKVQPGVYPYIVSYEAQYFPERNPVIIRGSVMVIR, encoded by the coding sequence ATGAGGCGATTTTATAATACACATCGGAAAATATTTTATTCTTTTTTCTTTTTGTTTTTTCTGGCAACAGGATTTGCAAAAGGAGAAACCTTTACCGTGACCGAAAAGTGCGTGCCAAGTCCGGCGTGTGCAGAAGACGGGACTGTCTTTAACGAGGATAATAATAGTAAGGCGACTGCATGGGCGTGGGATTTCGGTGATAGGGGAAAAGATGATGTAAGAAATCCCCTGCATGCCTATAAAACAGCCGGATCTTTCACTGTGACTTTGACCAGAACTTTCGCTGACGGAAGTAAAACAACTGAAACGCAATTAATTACAATTGGGGATGTTCCGCCTCCATTTCAAAAATGGAAAGCAGATACTACAATTTGTCCAGGACAAAGTATCGATTTAAACCCATATCCTACCAATGCACCTGCTGGCGCAAAATATATCTGGTATCCAAAAGGTGATACTACGCAGATTTTAAAGGTTGATAGCTCCGGCTGTTATTCCGTTCAGGTGATTATGCCAAACGGATGTAAACTTCAGGATAAAGTCAATGTCAAGATCTGTATGGAACCTACTAACTCAGAAGGTGCAAAATGGTATTTTGGAGCAAATGCAGGGCTTGATTTTAACAATTCTCCACCATCACCATTAACGGACGGTCAGGTAAATACAGCAGAAGGTGTTTCGTCCATTGCAAATTCAAAAGGTGAATTGCTGTTTTATTCTGATGGTATTACCATCTATAATAAGGATCATAAGAAAATGGATTGCTTTGCGATCACAAATTGTGAGCCGCTTTTGGGAAGTCATACTTCCACTGAGTCAGTACTGATTGTTCCTCAACCTACATGCCGGGGTTGTGAATATTTGTATAACGTATTTACAACAACAGATATTCAAGGTACGAAATACCTCACGGTAAGCGTCGTCGATATGCGCCGGAATAATGGTAAAGGTGCAATTATTGAACAAAATACAACCTTACAGCAACCTACAACTGAAAGACTTGCTGCGGTTGAAAACAAAAAGGATACTACTTACTGGGTTGTTTCCCACGATTACGGAACCAATAAATTCCGCATTTTTCACGCTACAACAGGCGGTTTGACGGAAACCAGTGCTCCTGAATTGGGGATGGCGCATGATTCCTTGAACGAAGCAGAAGGTTATATGAAATTTTCTGCGGCAGATAGTACCACCGGTGAAAGAAGACTGGCTGTTGTAATTCCGGGTCCGCCAACGAACTATGTTGAATTATTTAAATTCAATGATACCACAGGTGTTCTGACTTATGATAAATTAATAAATCTCGGGCCCGCCCCGCCCACGGCGTATGGGATAGAATTTTCGTCCAGCGGTGAAAAAATGTATGTCACATTCCAGGGAGATGGGAAAACGAAATCTTACCTGAAACAATACGATCTCACATTCAGTGATAGTACGCTGGTGGAATCTGCGCTGGTCATTGATAGTTCTGCCACGCAGAAGTATGGAGCTTTACAAATGGCCTCGGACGGGAAAATATATATGGCCGTTGACGGGAGTGATTATCTTGGTGTAATCGGAAAACCGGAAAGAAATTCGGTAAGTACCATTGAATATAAACTTGAAGGTGTAAATCTGGGAGGTAAAAAAAGTGGTTTAGGATTGCCGAATATGGTGCAGGATTTTTCTCAGGAATCATCGGGACCAGGATTTACGGCTGACGGTTTCTGTACAAATGAACCAACAACCTTTGAAGCCGGACCAATTTGTGATCCTAAAAAAGATACATATAGCTGGATATTTGGTGATGGTTCAGCCTCACCGCCGTCGAAAGAACAGAAAGTTACACATACTTACACGCAGCCAGGTAGCTATCTTGTGACACTTTCACAAACAAACGAGTGTACCACAATGGTTACCAAGGATACTGTTGTGATTTATGAGACGCCGCCTGCTATGAATTTGCGCGCGAACATCGATACTTGTGGACAATATATTCAACTTGACATGGGTATTACGGCTCAAATCTACGAGTGGTATAATAAAGGAAGAATTGTTGGTCGTTCAAAAACATTAAAAGTTACCGCTACCGGCAGATATATTGCCGTTGCTTATAATGGCCCACAAAGAGATTGTTTCACAGCTGATACAACCGAGGTCACACTTCGAAAGCCACCGGCGTTTGATCTCGGCGCGGATACGACGATGTGCCGCGACAGTTCTATTTTAATAACAGCTCCGGGACTTACCTGGCGTGAATTTTTGTGGAACACAGGTGAAACAACGCGTAGCATTACAGTGCGTCAGCCGGGGACTTATTTTGTACAGGTGAAAAATGGTAATGACTGTTATAATGCTGATACAATTCAGGTGGGAGAACTGCCTTCGCCAATTTTAGGTCTTGCTCCTGAATATTATATCTGCATACCTGATGGGGGATCTACGGTTCTGGATGCCAAAGGTGTCGGGGTAATTCATTATGAATGGCCGGCTACCGGTGATACTACACAAACGATAACGGTAACTCAAAAAGGTGTTTATACAGTTTTGGGAACAAATAAGGAAGGTTGTGTAGCCCAAAAGTCTACAACTGTTTTTGATCAATGTGAACCCCGGTTCTTTATTCCGGATGCTTTCACACCTGATGGTAACGGTAAAAATGAGACACTGGAAGTTTTTGGAGCGTATTATACCAATTATTCAATCCGGATTTATAACCGTTGGGGAGAAGTAATTTATGCGACAAATTCGATAGAAAGCCGTTGGGATGGAACGTATAAAGGCATGAAAGTACAGCCCGGAGTTTACCCATATATCGTGTCTTACGAAGCTCAATATTTCCCGGAAAGAAACCCGGTTATAATTCGGGGCTCTGTGATGGTGATCCGTTAA
- a CDS encoding ComF family protein, translated as MKSLWFDFVDLIFPRCCEACDKGLVGNEEIICTSCRIALPRIEQDSVFSDTVRQKFVNVHEVASTHSFLLFTKKGKVQKLLHALKYRGKSEVGILLGFMFGQEMMANGNLPEADLIVTVPLHKKKMKIRGYNQSDKLAEGFSNATNIPWSGKVLERTKFTETQTGKTRNERWENVKGVFKVSENVEGKTLIIIDDILTTGATLEACIEVLKNEGYEKFYILTIASAQH; from the coding sequence ATGAAATCTCTCTGGTTTGATTTCGTTGACCTGATTTTTCCCAGATGCTGCGAAGCTTGTGACAAAGGATTGGTTGGTAATGAAGAAATTATTTGTACTTCATGCCGAATTGCTTTGCCAAGAATTGAACAGGATAGTGTTTTTAGCGATACGGTGAGGCAAAAATTTGTCAATGTACACGAAGTAGCCAGCACGCATTCCTTTCTGTTATTTACCAAAAAAGGTAAAGTGCAAAAATTGCTGCATGCGCTGAAATATCGTGGAAAATCCGAAGTTGGGATTTTACTTGGTTTTATGTTCGGACAGGAAATGATGGCAAATGGAAATTTACCAGAGGCGGATCTGATTGTCACAGTTCCTTTACACAAGAAAAAAATGAAAATCCGGGGTTATAACCAGAGTGATAAACTGGCCGAAGGGTTTTCAAATGCTACGAATATTCCATGGTCCGGGAAAGTTTTGGAGAGAACAAAATTTACGGAAACGCAAACTGGAAAAACTAGAAATGAACGCTGGGAAAATGTGAAAGGCGTGTTTAAGGTCAGTGAAAATGTGGAAGGAAAAACTTTAATTATTATTGACGATATTTTAACAACCGGTGCAACTCTGGAAGCTTGTATAGAAGTTTTGAAAAATGAAGGATATGAAAAATTCTATATTTTAACCATCGCTTCTGCTCAGCATTAA
- a CDS encoding (deoxy)nucleoside triphosphate pyrophosphohydrolase encodes MKFCVTAGMIESIVAVKLVVRVPCAIIEHDGKVLAGQRSAALSFPLQWEFPGGKQEENETDEETLFREIREELDVDIEIIQKLPVTTKDQGWREIILVPFVCKLSTFAMTLSEHEQIMWLDPQDLLSLNWTVGDLDIIKSYYTYLAGK; translated from the coding sequence GTGAAATTTTGTGTCACTGCTGGTATGATAGAAAGTATTGTTGCTGTAAAGTTGGTTGTGCGGGTGCCTTGTGCGATAATTGAACATGATGGAAAAGTCTTGGCAGGACAGCGTAGCGCGGCACTTTCGTTTCCGCTTCAATGGGAATTTCCCGGAGGAAAACAAGAGGAAAACGAAACTGACGAAGAAACCCTCTTTCGCGAAATTCGTGAAGAGCTTGATGTTGATATTGAAATAATTCAAAAATTGCCGGTTACCACAAAAGACCAGGGCTGGAGAGAAATTATCCTTGTACCTTTCGTTTGTAAACTTAGTACTTTTGCAATGACACTATCCGAGCATGAGCAAATCATGTGGCTTGACCCACAAGATTTGCTGTCGTTAAATTGGACGGTTGGTGATCTTGATATAATTAAAAGCTACTATACTTACCTAGCGGGAAAATAA
- the ruvB gene encoding Holliday junction branch migration DNA helicase RuvB, whose protein sequence is MRQDYLSGDKENLSNTEKDVERALRPLSFDDFTGQEKILENLKIYVQAARQRGDAMDHVLLHGPPGLGKTTLSHIIANELAAGIKITSGPVLDKPSDLAGLLTNLQEHDVLFIDEIHRLNPIVEEYLYSAMEDYKIDIMLDSGPNARSIQIGLNPFTLIGATTRAGMLTSPLRARFGINARLEYYDAQLLKSILKRSAEILGTPLEDDAAFEIARRSRGTPRIANNLLRRTRDFAQVKGNGRITVAIAEMALLALDVDQNGLDEMDNRILSTIIEKFKGGPVGLSTIATACGEEAETIEEVYEPFLIQEGYMKRTSRGREVTEKAYRHLGILPRHRSGELF, encoded by the coding sequence ATGCGCCAGGATTATCTGTCCGGAGATAAAGAAAATCTTTCTAATACTGAAAAAGATGTAGAGCGGGCATTACGTCCGCTTTCGTTTGATGATTTTACAGGACAGGAAAAAATTCTTGAAAATCTTAAAATATATGTTCAGGCTGCGAGACAGCGCGGTGATGCCATGGATCATGTGTTGTTACACGGACCTCCGGGTCTTGGAAAAACCACCTTGTCACACATCATCGCGAATGAGCTTGCTGCGGGAATCAAAATAACTTCCGGACCTGTGCTTGACAAGCCAAGCGATCTGGCTGGTTTGTTAACTAATTTGCAGGAACACGATGTTCTTTTTATTGACGAAATCCATCGTCTGAATCCCATTGTGGAGGAATATCTTTATTCTGCAATGGAGGATTATAAAATCGATATCATGCTGGACAGCGGACCAAACGCTCGGAGTATCCAAATCGGCTTGAATCCATTTACACTTATCGGCGCTACAACACGCGCAGGAATGCTGACGTCACCCTTACGAGCCCGTTTTGGTATCAATGCGCGTCTGGAATATTATGATGCCCAACTGCTAAAATCGATCTTAAAACGGTCGGCGGAAATTTTAGGAACACCACTGGAAGATGACGCCGCATTTGAGATTGCCCGGCGCAGCCGCGGTACCCCGCGTATTGCCAATAACCTTCTCAGGCGTACCCGCGATTTTGCACAGGTAAAAGGAAATGGCAGAATCACCGTAGCGATCGCTGAAATGGCGCTTCTGGCACTTGATGTGGATCAGAACGGATTGGACGAAATGGATAATAGGATTCTAAGTACTATTATTGAAAAATTCAAAGGCGGCCCGGTTGGTCTTTCTACAATTGCTACGGCTTGCGGTGAAGAAGCGGAAACAATTGAGGAGGTTTATGAGCCATTTCTGATACAGGAGGGGTATATGAAAAGAACTTCAAGAGGCAGAGAAGTTACCGAAAAAGCATATCGTCATCTGGGTATTTTGCCCAGACACCGTTCAGGCGAACTGTTTTAA